DNA from Paraphotobacterium marinum:
AGAAAATTGTCCCTTTGAAATTGAATAATAAATATATGAAAAATTATGATGTTGTGGGACCAATTTGTGAAACAGGAGATTTTTTGGGTAAAGATCGAAAACTGTCAATAGTTGAAGGAGATTATCTAGCTATTAAATCAGCTGGAGCTTATGGTTTTGTTATGTCATCCAATTATAACTCTAGAGGGAGAGCTGCAGAGATTTTTATTGATGAATCTAAAGTTTTTGAAATTAGAAAAAGGGAAAATATAGATAATTTGTTAGAGTTGGAAGTAATACCTAATTTTGATGAGGCACCAAATGAGAGTTAATTTTTCTAAAATGCACGGGTTAGGAAATGACTTTATGGTTGTTGATTGTATAACGCAAAATGTTTTCTTTTCTAAAGATATGATTAAACGATTAGGAAATAGAAATACTGGTGTAGGCTTTGATCAACTGCTTTTGGTTGAAGCACCATATGATCCAGATATTGATTTTAATTATAGAATTTTTAATGTTGATGGATCAGAGGTTGAACAATGTGGAAATGGTGCAAGGTGCTTCGCTAGCTTTGTCAGAAGAAAGGGTCTTTCCAATAAAAAAAATATTAAGGTAAGCACAAAGTCAGGTAAATATGTATTAACGATACAGCCAGATAAATCTGTAAAGGTTAATATGGGTAAGCCTATTTTTGAGCCTGAAAAAATTCCTTTTCAAGCTACAAAAAAAGAAAACACTTACATCATTCGAGAACAAGGTGAAACCATTTTTTTTAGTGTAGTTAGTATGGGAAACCCTCATGCAGTCATAACTGTAAATGATATTAAAAATTGTAATTTTAATAAAGTAGGTAAGATTTTAGAGTCACACCATCGCTTTCCTAATAAAGTCAATGTTGGTTTTATGCAAATAATTTCAGATAATTTTATAAAACTCAGAGTTTATGAAAGAGGGGTAGGTGAGACATTTGCATGTGGTTCGGGTGCATGTGCTGCTGTGGCTATTGGACAATCAAACAATTTATTAGAATCTAAGGTTCGAGTTGAGTTGCTAGGAGGAACACTAGATATAATGAAAGATTGCTCATCTGACTCAATATTTTTAATTGGTGAAGCAAAACATGTATTTGATGGTTTCTTGAATATTTAAAGGGTTCTAGTGTGATTGATGAAAATGATGTGATTTTATATATAAAAAATAATCCAGATTTTTTAGAGAAAAATATGGGCAAGTTTTTAGATCATGATTTTTATGTTGAAAGAGCTGATACTATTAATCTTACAAAATATCATTTAAAAATGCTTAGAAAAAAAAATAACCATTGTGAATCTATATTGAATAGTATTATCAATATAAACGATCATAATAATAAATTATCAAAAAAATATTTAAGGTTATATTCTGATTTGTATTTATGTACAAATAAAAATGAACTTCTTGAAAGGATTACAAAATTTTCATTAAATGTTAATTTAGAATTTAGGTATATTAAAAAACATCTAATTAAAAATAATTTTCTAAATGAGTTAAAATTTAATAATAATATTTTTTTAGGCACTGTAGACGCTAAAAACCTATATGAATTAATTGATACAACTAATCAATCAGATAAATATTCTGTAGCCATAATTCGTTTAGATAAACATGGCTACTTTCTTTTTAAAAGTTCAGATGTTGAGCATTTTAATTTATCTTTAGATCCAAGCAATTTAGAAAATTTAAAGA
Protein-coding regions in this window:
- the dapF gene encoding diaminopimelate epimerase, encoding MRVNFSKMHGLGNDFMVVDCITQNVFFSKDMIKRLGNRNTGVGFDQLLLVEAPYDPDIDFNYRIFNVDGSEVEQCGNGARCFASFVRRKGLSNKKNIKVSTKSGKYVLTIQPDKSVKVNMGKPIFEPEKIPFQATKKENTYIIREQGETIFFSVVSMGNPHAVITVNDIKNCNFNKVGKILESHHRFPNKVNVGFMQIISDNFIKLRVYERGVGETFACGSGACAAVAIGQSNNLLESKVRVELLGGTLDIMKDCSSDSIFLIGEAKHVFDGFLNI
- a CDS encoding DUF484 family protein, with amino-acid sequence MIDENDVILYIKNNPDFLEKNMGKFLDHDFYVERADTINLTKYHLKMLRKKNNHCESILNSIININDHNNKLSKKYLRLYSDLYLCTNKNELLERITKFSLNVNLEFRYIKKHLIKNNFLNELKFNNNIFLGTVDAKNLYELIDTTNQSDKYSVAIIRLDKHGYFLFKSSDVEHFNLSLDPSNLENLKMQVEFLLTIFKDS